ggacagcgaACGGACCACCACCGAGGAAACGGACAAATTCGATTCCTCTCCCAGATGCACCGAACATTCCAAACGGTATTCGCGATTCAAAGAGAACCTCGAATTCGAGCATTCGAATAGACCTCCTCGTTTCTTGAAATCACGCAGGAGAACCAGGCAAGACACCGGATACTCGACGTCCAGTTCGCGCAATTCCGCGAGGCGCGCCAGGTCCCGAAAGAACGAACGGAAAAGACGGCCTTCCCGCAGAGAGGAACCCAAGTACGAAGTTTCCTCCGACGACGAGAGACGCAGGAGGAGAAACGACAGGAAATCCTCCGAGAAAGGCGACAGAAAGTATTCCGCAGACACCGCCAAGACGAGGCCCAAGAACGAGGACTCTAGCAAAAGTTCCGGTAAAAGCAGGAAATGCAACGAAGATACCGAAGACCGGTCCACGGCCGAGGAGATAGTCGAGAAGACTGTCACCGAGGAGAGCCAGTCGGAATCGGAGAAAAAAAGGCAATTATTCGATCGAGTACGATAAAAAAGTCCGACGCGAACACGCGTAATATATCGTGGTATATCTTCGCAGGTACGTTCATCGAAAGCGAAGACAGAACAGAGACTGACGACAAAGTCTGGGTATAATCGCTCTATTGTGCGTCTATTCGGCGATTCTTCTCGTTTGCATGTTGCTCTTACATGCGGTTATCAACGATGGCATGGAGTTGACGACACGAGTCGAGAGAACCTCCCACGTTCGTTAACTTTTTCCACTTTATTTCAGCGCGATCCGAGTCAAACGAATAATAATTCGTGTTACTTCTCCCAGGGTACAAGTTCCTAAGAATCATTCTCCGTAAAGTACAATTATTAACCAATATTATTTCTATCTCTCGTTTAGAAATTCAAACACATCTGAACACAATAATTAAACTCGGTAAACggcaaacaaaagaaaatgaatctATCGATAAGCCACTATTTTAATAGGATCTCCTGGAGCGTTAACAACTTGTATCgattatcaattaaatatatttgtactatGATTCTGCTCCGACattctattaaataaagaaacaaatataacttttacgtgtttttcttcttcttccgaaTCTGTATAAAGTCCGAAGGAAACAAGGTACCGGGTCGTTGAAATATCGATACAGATTCGTAACTCCTTTACCATAAGTCTAACATAATTGCTCATACGATCGAATCGTTGCACGTTTCTAACCATTGTATACTCTGAGAAGCATCCAAACTATCGATATAATTAGCCAAATCGTCCTGATGGGTTCCAGTAGCGGCGCAATACAGTATCGCTGTATTTTCCAACAATTCTTGCAAAAACTGGGTCTTCGTCGTTGTCGCGTTTACCATAACATTCGCgaaactgttttctttcttctccgAGCTAATTGCACTGGACTGTAACTTTTGAGATAGCTCCGAGTACTTTAAATCTTCAAACGACGATTGTCTGCTGCTGTTCGACATTTTCGAGAtagtttttctttcgttcgaatAGCCCTTCGTGTCCTTTAGTTTCTCCACTGTCAAATGAAATCGCCTCCACTTTCCTTGAGGAAACTTTATGTTCACGTTTCCTCTCTCGGAGGAATTCTCCCGATCACACCGTTTCGCGTACTCTTCTTTACTCGATACTTCCTTCGTTCCAATGTTCTTCGAGTCGGTGTAGAATCCATGGTTCTCGATGGCCGGTTTTTTCATACTGCTCTTATTATACTCCGAGAGAATTTTTGCTATCTCCGATGCGTCGCTGGCGCACCAAATCTTATTTGGCTGATCGGATAACGATGCTTTTAAAGTTACCTCCTTACCAGTAGGATCGTAAGAtacctttttttcttctctggTATTCGTCTCTTTCGCTACCtgaattttattctgtttcgcGTTATCGAGAAGATACTTTGCAACCGTGAACTCTACCTTACTCGTGCGTTTCGTGGGATTTGTGGGAGAGTGTTTCGAGGAGACTTTTGAATTCTCCGACAAATCATTAATAGGAATCGCGTTATTGAACACAGAAGGTATATCCAACAGAGTGTCGTTGACGTGTTCCAATTTTATCAGATTCATATTGTTAGGTAATGGTTTGAAAATCTGAGTATTGTTCACTTCCGAGGTATCGACTAGGATTAGTGGGTTATTAGAAGATTGTACTACTTCCTGTAGCTTTATCTGTCCGTTCTGAAGAGGTTTCAGATTAGCAAAGACGATAGGCTTTTGAGGATTGGCAACATACACCTTTTGTATCGGAAACAATTGAGGTTTCGCCgtattgttaaaaattttaacattcCGAGACATCGTAGTTGCAGAGTAATTGTTCGATACCCTGTTTCCTTCTACCGTTTTCCGTAAGTTTTCCTTACTAATAACAAACGACTTATTCTTACCGGCAGATTCCATAAAATTTCTCATCGAGGATTGCTGTTCCGACCTTCTTAGAATATTTGGTGAATTTTTACTCGCGtttagtttattaattttactctCAACATTCGTTTTGTAGCTGGGAGTCATCACCTGCGAGCAGTACCCTAGAACGCAATGAAAACTCTCGTGCATACACTTTTCGAAGGATTTTGCTTTCTTGGATGAAAGAGACGTTTTTGAATTTCTCATGTGATTCGAATTTTCAGCGATCTTTGTTTTCctatttcgttttttttcacCGGCAGAAGAAAGAAAATCACAGCGCGGATCTACGGATACCACTTCTATTTCAGGACTATCCGCTACTCTGTGGTAAGAATGACCATCGATGCTAGTGTAACAACGGCCCAAGTACTCTGTAGCCAAGCCTACCTGAAAGATCCCCACAAAGTGGTTCAATCGgggtaatatatttcaatacgtATAAATAGAAATCTCACTCGAGGATGATAGATGGGTCTCTCGTGCATTCCATGTACAGGCCACTCTTTCCATTCCATTTCGTCTCTTATCGTAGGTGCCTGATAAGTGGCTCCTACATTGTACATTTTTCGCGTGACAGATCTTGTATTCATGTATGGCATCGTAGAAGACTTTCCTCGTTTAATAAGCTCGAAATCAAAGAAGGTTCCCTTCCTTTTCGCCGAAAGCAATTGTTGCCTGGGTCTAGGAAATTGTTTATCTAGATGTTTCTTC
The window above is part of the Nomia melanderi isolate GNS246 chromosome 2, iyNomMela1, whole genome shotgun sequence genome. Proteins encoded here:
- the LOC143174224 gene encoding uncharacterized protein LOC143174224, encoding MEKLTTQHSGENQEDDDVSVIAVIEKENDRSSMYVRIDESEFSRNRLQKDQRTIQVAGETLKMTLRKRSDSEPLLSAETEETEESAVDYKRVDILQKQSPEIPMKREKRYKDDSDYVKDSTETSSGGSTSGAPTTVRRVHRTTRRNRGIREIQKDPMHVTKKHLDKQFPRPRQQLLSAKRKGTFFDFELIKRGKSSTMPYMNTRSVTRKMYNVGATYQAPTIRDEMEWKEWPVHGMHERPIYHPRVGLATEYLGRCYTSIDGHSYHRVADSPEIEVVSVDPRCDFLSSAGEKKRNRKTKIAENSNHMRNSKTSLSSKKAKSFEKCMHESFHCVLGYCSQVMTPSYKTNVESKINKLNASKNSPNILRRSEQQSSMRNFMESAGKNKSFVISKENLRKTVEGNRVSNNYSATTMSRNVKIFNNTAKPQLFPIQKVYVANPQKPIVFANLKPLQNGQIKLQEVVQSSNNPLILVDTSEVNNTQIFKPLPNNMNLIKLEHVNDTLLDIPSVFNNAIPINDLSENSKVSSKHSPTNPTKRTSKVEFTVAKYLLDNAKQNKIQVAKETNTREEKKVSYDPTGKEVTLKASLSDQPNKIWCASDASEIAKILSEYNKSSMKKPAIENHGFYTDSKNIGTKEVSSKEEYAKRCDRENSSERGNVNIKFPQGKWRRFHLTVEKLKDTKGYSNERKTISKMSNSSRQSSFEDLKYSELSQKLQSSAISSEKKENSFANVMVNATTTKTQFLQELLENTAILYCAATGTHQDDLANYIDSLDASQSIQWLETCNDSIV